In the Mytilus trossulus isolate FHL-02 chromosome 1, PNRI_Mtr1.1.1.hap1, whole genome shotgun sequence genome, one interval contains:
- the LOC134700765 gene encoding uncharacterized protein LOC134700765 → MNDLMIALNVKTVNKSRYGVYENKPNLCVVHRVCSYCLGNNVNASSTCDTCGKNEIIFSGPNTNDEFCQWLFSGENNGATVLCHNFKGYDSFPILSYLFRNGILPKIIPSGAKNMSVEIPACNIRMIDSLNFLPSALSKLPKMFGLDELQKGYFPHLFNRQENQSVVLEHLPDIKYYNPDGMKVDDREIFLEWYAANVHKKFDFKLELLKYCQSDVDILRRCCLKFRRLFMAMTTIDSNKDGIDPFEKCITIASACNLVFRNNFLRPETIGIIPAQGYNPEEKHSIKALKWLRYVSKSKGIHIQHARNGGEKYIGDYRVDGYHKSEDGEEIVFEYHGCFSGMGVQNSVNYVNPLEPRNAFSGGRTEAFKLYHEAKDGEQIKYYDVTSLYPFINKTGKVVLGHPTIITENFDDISKYEGLIKCCVQPPHGLHIPVLPAKINNKLMFSLCRTCTELQQTTTCLHTNTERAITGTWVTDELKMAINKGFWGKFGQRTNLPQVEYVSDPSVYFDMLTSDQQEVTCVNFVTDEMIEMRWRNKEEFIEVSGRTNVVIAAYTTAQARLKRYSYLDKLGDRVLYADTDSVIFTAKQGEWEPPLGDYL, encoded by the exons ATAATGTTAATGCTTCATCGACATGTGATACCTGcggtaaaaatgaaattatatttagtGGTCCGAATACAAACGACGAATTTTGCCAATGGCTGTTTTCTGGTGAAAACAACGGAGCAACAGTCCTCTGTCACAACTTCAAAGGCTATGATTCTTTTCCTATCCTTTCATATCTATTTAGGAATGGAATTCTACCTAAAATTATTCCTAGCGGTGCAAAGAACATGTCTGTTGAAATCCCTGCTTGTAATATTAGAATGATTGATTCGCTCAATTTCCTTCCTTCCGCCTTGTCAAAACTACCAAAGATGTTTGGGCTGGACGAATTACAGAAAGGATATTTTCCACACCTCTTTAACAGGCAAGAAAACCAATCTGTTGTACTTGAACATTTGCCTGACATTAAGTATTATAACCCTGATGGAATGAAAGTTGATGATAGAGAGATTTTCCTTGAATGGTATGCTGCAAATGTTCATAAGAAGTTTGATTTTAAGCTAGAGCTTTTGAAATACTGTCAATCAGATGTAGACATTCTAAGACGATGCTGTTTAAAATTTCGTCGGTTATTTATGGCTATGACAACTATAGACTCTAACAAAGATGGCATTGATCCCTTTGAGAAATGCATAACTATAGCCTCGGCTTGTAACCTTGTGTTCAGGAACAACTTTCTTCGTCCAGAAACAATTGGAATTATTCCAGCGCAAGGCTACAATCCAGAAGAAAAACACTCTATCAAGGCACTGAAATGGCTGAGATATGTATCCAAATCAAAAGGGATCCATATACAACATGCACGCAATGGCGGAGAAAAGTACATTGGCGACTACAGAGTTGATGGCTATCACAAGAGTGAGGATGGAGAAGAGATTGTATTTGAATATCATGGGTGTTTTTCTGGCATGGGTGTTCAAA ACAGTGTGAACTACGTCAATCCACTTGAACCTAGGAATGCTTTTTCGGGTGGTAGAACAGAAGCCTTTAAACTATACCATGAAGCTAAAGATGGTgaacaaatcaaatattatgACGTAACATCTTTGTATCCCTTTATCAATAAAACTGGGAAAGTTGTATTGGGACATCCTACTATAATAACAGAGAATTTTGATGATATTTCAAAGTATGAGGGTCTTATCAAATGCTGTGTTCAGCCACCTCATGGACTTCATATTCCTGTGCTTCCTGcaaaaatcaataacaaactgatgttttcgttatgtaGAACATGTACTGAATTACAACAGACAACAACTTGTCTCCATACTAACACTGAAAGAGCTATAACTGGCACTTGGGTAACAGATGAACTGAAGATGGCAATAAATAAGGg CTTCTGGGGTAAATTTGGGCAACGGACAAATCTACCTCAAGTGGAGTACGTATCTGATCCATCCGTTTATTTTGACATGTTAACCAGTGATCAACAAGAAGTAACTTGTGTCAACTTTGTTACGGATGAAATGATTGAAATGCGTTGGAGGAACAAAGAAGAATTTATAGAAGTCTCAGGAAGAACTAACGTTGTAATAGCAGCCTATACAACAGCTCAAGCCAGACTTAAGCGGTACAGTTATTTAGACAAGCTAGGAGATCGCGTATTATATGCTGATACAGATTCTGTGATATTTACAGCTAAACAGGGCGAATGGGAACCACCTTTGGGTGATTATTTATGA